One part of the Coriobacteriia bacterium genome encodes these proteins:
- the sigH gene encoding RNA polymerase sporulation sigma factor SigH, which produces MSVGGETARRRPCRGHDGEFELIRAAQSGDQRACAQIFARYGSFVRGKARSYFIAGGERDDVVQEGMIGLFKAIRDFDCGRQTSFRSFAELCVTRQLISAIKAATRRKHAPLNGYVSLSRTQQAEDEGERLLSDILAARECDPADIVVAAWESRSIRDGFTSMLSPFETEVLRRYVEGRTYQQIAEDLGRHVKSVDNALQRTKRKVELQVERCRAC; this is translated from the coding sequence GTGTCGGTCGGAGGGGAGACCGCACGTCGTCGACCCTGCCGGGGGCACGACGGGGAATTCGAGCTGATCCGAGCAGCCCAGTCCGGCGACCAACGCGCATGCGCGCAGATATTCGCGCGCTATGGGTCCTTCGTCCGTGGCAAAGCGCGCTCCTACTTCATCGCCGGCGGCGAGCGTGACGATGTCGTGCAGGAGGGCATGATCGGCCTGTTCAAGGCGATCCGCGATTTCGACTGTGGCCGTCAGACGTCGTTCCGCTCCTTCGCCGAGTTGTGCGTCACTCGCCAGCTCATTTCCGCGATCAAGGCCGCGACACGCAGGAAACACGCTCCCCTCAACGGGTACGTCTCCCTCAGCCGCACTCAGCAGGCCGAGGACGAGGGCGAGCGGCTGCTGTCGGACATACTCGCTGCCCGGGAGTGCGATCCCGCCGACATCGTCGTCGCCGCGTGGGAGTCGCGCAGTATCCGCGACGGCTTCACGAGCATGCTGTCGCCGTTCGAGACGGAGGTGCTCCGGCGCTACGTCGAGGGCCGCACCTATCAGCAGATCGCCGAGGATCTCGGACGGCATGTCAAGTCCGTCGACAACGCCCTGCAGCGGACGAAGCGCAAGGTCGAGCTCCAGGTCGAGCGCTGTCGGGCCTGCTGA
- a CDS encoding NYN domain-containing protein encodes MLRRLIVDGYNVIHADASYRDLAERDLDTARARLVEDVAAFAAGAFRATVVFDGAGRSAPDEGVHHVAGVAVVFSRGGADADTVIESLARRARERGEGAVVVTSDAQTQWAVMSGSTTRMSAAEFVRESRENAVRVSHSRSGGIRGPVEERVDPEVRAALFRWARSGR; translated from the coding sequence ATGCTTCGTCGGCTCATCGTCGACGGGTACAACGTCATCCACGCGGACGCCTCCTATCGCGACCTGGCCGAGCGCGATCTCGACACCGCGCGCGCTCGTCTTGTCGAGGACGTGGCGGCCTTCGCCGCCGGTGCGTTCCGTGCGACGGTCGTCTTCGACGGAGCCGGTCGTTCCGCGCCCGACGAGGGAGTACACCACGTCGCGGGTGTCGCAGTCGTCTTCTCAAGAGGCGGTGCGGACGCCGACACAGTGATCGAGTCGCTCGCAAGGCGGGCTCGCGAGCGCGGAGAAGGGGCCGTCGTCGTCACGTCCGACGCGCAGACGCAATGGGCGGTCATGAGCGGAAGCACGACCCGGATGTCGGCGGCGGAGTTCGTCCGCGAGTCGCGCGAGAACGCAGTGCGCGTCTCACACTCACGTTCCGGAGGGATCCGGGGCCCCGTCGAGGAGCGAGTGGATCCCGAGGTACGGGCTGCGCTCTTTCGCTGGGCTCGCTCGGGCCGATGA
- the rlmB gene encoding 23S rRNA (guanosine(2251)-2'-O)-methyltransferase RlmB: protein MREIVEGRNAVLEALRAGRRIERVLIAEGVRPDPGLDEVRTRSAEAGVPVVVVARRILDAGSERGAHQGVIAEVAPFEYASLDGVLASTSGASLSLIVALDHVTDPGNLGAVIRSAECAGADAVIVTERRAAPMNAAAYKAAAGAQEYLPIVRVSNLASALRTCKGAGYWVAGASEIAEIAVWDAPLEGRIVLVMGSEGSGLARLTSETCDFLVGLPLAGRVSSLNVAQATTALAFEWVRRGRTRG, encoded by the coding sequence GTGCGCGAGATCGTCGAGGGCCGCAACGCGGTGCTCGAGGCGCTGCGAGCCGGCCGCCGGATCGAGCGGGTTCTCATCGCCGAGGGCGTGCGTCCGGATCCCGGGCTCGACGAGGTGCGGACACGATCCGCCGAGGCGGGCGTACCCGTGGTCGTCGTCGCGCGCCGCATCCTCGATGCCGGAAGCGAGCGAGGTGCGCATCAGGGTGTCATCGCCGAGGTCGCGCCTTTCGAGTATGCGAGCCTCGACGGGGTGCTCGCGTCGACGTCGGGCGCTTCTCTGAGCCTCATCGTCGCGCTGGACCACGTGACCGATCCGGGCAATCTCGGCGCCGTGATCCGGTCAGCCGAGTGCGCCGGCGCGGACGCGGTCATCGTCACCGAGAGGAGAGCGGCTCCGATGAACGCCGCCGCCTACAAGGCCGCAGCCGGGGCGCAGGAGTACCTCCCGATCGTGCGTGTCTCGAATCTCGCTTCGGCGTTGCGCACGTGTAAGGGCGCCGGCTACTGGGTCGCGGGGGCATCGGAGATCGCCGAGATCGCCGTGTGGGATGCACCGCTAGAGGGACGGATCGTTCTCGTGATGGGTTCAGAGGGGAGCGGGCTCGCGCGGCTCACTTCCGAGACATGCGACTTCCTCGTCGGGTTGCCGCTCGCAGGCCGCGTCTCGTCGCTCAACGTCGCTCAGGCCACCACGGCTCTCGCGTTCGAATGGGTGCGCCGCGGGCGGACCCGGGGCTGA
- the cysS gene encoding cysteine--tRNA ligase, which yields MRVYNTLARAKEDFVPRESGRVAMYVCGPTVYNHIHIGNARTFLTFDVIRRYLIHRGFDVRFVQNITDVDDKIIKQAMAEGVPASRVASEYTLSFLEAMDALGILAPTAQPRATETIPAMIGMVERLISRGHAYAVDGDVYFSVRSFPGYGKLSGRDVDDLRSGARIDIDERKADPLDFALWKAAKPGEPHWPSPWGEGRPGWHLECSVMSEQELGLPFDIHGGASDLIFPHHENEIAQSEAATGSLFVRYWLHGGLLQVNAEKMSKSLGNFMLLKDVLESYPAPVVRLLMLQTHYRSPLDFSTTRLDEAGAAYDRIANLVRNLDWARTRAADGAGAGEAARESLERATAEARTKFEAEMDDDFNTAGALGALFELAKAANGFLAGAGAAGVCADDRVVLGRAEQEVSGLLGVLGVTLAAGVDAESEFPVEVVDLARNVAGYAGDDPAKAVDALLATRAAARTEKNWALSDAVRDGLAGLGFVVEDTAQGARVTYRSEA from the coding sequence CTGCGCGTCTACAACACGCTGGCTCGGGCCAAGGAGGACTTCGTTCCGAGGGAGTCCGGCAGGGTCGCGATGTACGTGTGCGGGCCTACCGTCTACAACCACATCCACATAGGCAACGCACGGACGTTCCTCACCTTCGATGTCATCCGGCGCTACCTCATCCACCGCGGCTTCGATGTCCGCTTCGTCCAGAACATCACGGACGTCGATGACAAGATCATCAAGCAGGCCATGGCCGAGGGCGTACCGGCTTCGCGGGTCGCTTCCGAGTACACTCTCTCGTTCCTGGAGGCGATGGATGCACTCGGCATCCTTGCGCCGACCGCCCAGCCGCGGGCGACCGAGACCATCCCCGCGATGATCGGGATGGTCGAGCGCCTCATCTCGCGCGGGCACGCGTACGCCGTCGACGGGGACGTGTACTTCTCGGTCCGGAGTTTCCCGGGGTACGGGAAGCTTTCCGGCCGCGACGTCGACGACCTGCGCTCCGGTGCGCGTATCGACATCGACGAGCGCAAGGCCGACCCTCTCGATTTCGCCCTCTGGAAGGCCGCCAAGCCGGGCGAGCCGCATTGGCCGAGCCCGTGGGGAGAGGGACGCCCTGGCTGGCATCTGGAATGCTCGGTCATGTCCGAGCAGGAACTCGGCTTGCCTTTCGACATCCACGGGGGCGCCAGCGACCTCATATTCCCGCACCACGAGAACGAGATCGCCCAGTCGGAGGCCGCCACAGGCTCACTGTTCGTCAGATACTGGCTCCACGGCGGATTGTTGCAGGTGAACGCCGAGAAGATGAGCAAGTCGCTCGGAAACTTCATGCTGTTGAAGGATGTGCTCGAGTCCTATCCTGCGCCGGTGGTGCGTCTGCTCATGCTGCAGACCCACTATCGATCCCCGCTCGACTTTTCGACGACGCGCCTCGACGAGGCCGGCGCGGCATACGACCGCATAGCGAATCTCGTCCGCAACCTGGACTGGGCTCGCACGCGCGCTGCCGACGGCGCTGGCGCGGGGGAGGCCGCTCGCGAGTCTCTGGAACGCGCGACGGCCGAAGCTCGCACGAAGTTCGAAGCTGAGATGGACGATGACTTCAACACGGCCGGCGCCCTAGGCGCCCTGTTCGAACTGGCTAAGGCGGCGAACGGTTTTCTCGCGGGCGCGGGAGCAGCTGGCGTCTGTGCCGACGACAGGGTCGTGCTCGGCCGGGCGGAACAGGAGGTCTCCGGCCTGCTCGGCGTCCTCGGCGTCACTCTTGCCGCCGGCGTTGACGCTGAGTCCGAGTTCCCGGTAGAGGTCGTCGATCTGGCACGCAACGTCGCAGGCTACGCAGGTGACGATCCAGCGAAGGCCGTGGACGCGCTGCTCGCGACCCGTGCCGCCGCCCGTACGGAGAAGAACTGGGCGCTCTCGGACGCGGTGCGTGACGGTCTCGCCGGGCTCGGTTTCGTTGTCGAGGACACGGCCCAGGGCGCCCGCGTCACTTACCGGTCGGAAGCATAG
- the cysE gene encoding serine O-acetyltransferase yields MLSRLRADIAAVKERDPACTSTLSALLNYPGLKAIRWHRRTNRLHGAGFVLLARVISQWVRHHTGIEIHPAATIGKRCFIDHGMGVVIGETTIIGEDVTIYQGVTLGGTGKETGKRHPTIEDRVVIGVGSTVLGNITVGRGSKIGGGAVVIHDVPPNCTVVGIPGRVVVREGMRLETIDLHHEDLPDPVVEMFRCMQRRVDRLEARLARDEDSASERDTTTFPSGETGQADEETCDTGG; encoded by the coding sequence ATGCTCTCGCGTCTGCGCGCCGACATCGCCGCCGTCAAGGAGCGGGACCCCGCCTGCACGTCGACCCTGTCCGCGCTCCTCAACTACCCCGGGCTGAAAGCCATCCGTTGGCACCGCCGCACGAACCGTCTTCACGGGGCGGGCTTCGTCCTGCTTGCGCGGGTCATCTCGCAGTGGGTGCGGCACCACACAGGGATAGAGATCCACCCCGCGGCGACGATAGGCAAGCGGTGCTTCATCGACCACGGCATGGGCGTGGTGATCGGTGAGACGACGATCATCGGCGAGGACGTGACGATCTATCAGGGCGTGACTCTCGGAGGCACAGGCAAGGAGACGGGCAAGCGTCACCCTACCATCGAGGACCGCGTGGTGATCGGCGTGGGATCGACCGTGCTCGGGAACATCACCGTAGGTCGAGGCAGCAAGATCGGTGGCGGCGCCGTCGTCATCCACGACGTCCCGCCGAACTGTACCGTCGTCGGTATCCCGGGGCGCGTCGTCGTGCGCGAGGGCATGCGTCTCGAGACGATCGACCTCCATCACGAGGACCTTCCCGACCCCGTCGTCGAGATGTTCCGGTGCATGCAGCGGCGTGTGGACCGCCTGGAGGCGCGTCTTGCGCGTGACGAGGACTCCGCGTCGGAGCGGGACACGACCACCTTTCCCTCGGGCGAGACCGGTCAAGCGGACGAAGAGACCTGCGACACGGGAGGCTGA
- the ispF gene encoding 2-C-methyl-D-erythritol 2,4-cyclodiphosphate synthase has protein sequence MTGDFRIGVGYDAHRLEPGRRLVLGGVDIPFDAGLVGHSDADVLAHALMDAIVGALREGDIGRLFPDDDPRYADASSLGLLREVASLLEARGFELVDADTTLVLERPKVAGFREAMRANLAEALGVPVERVGVKATTTEGLGFEGRGEGAAAHAVVLVRRV, from the coding sequence GTGACCGGCGACTTCCGCATCGGTGTCGGCTACGACGCCCATCGTCTCGAGCCTGGTAGGCGGCTCGTCCTGGGAGGCGTAGACATCCCCTTCGACGCGGGGCTCGTCGGTCACTCCGACGCGGACGTCCTCGCGCATGCGCTCATGGACGCGATCGTGGGCGCTCTGCGAGAAGGGGATATCGGGCGGCTCTTTCCCGACGACGACCCGCGCTACGCCGACGCCTCGAGTCTCGGGCTCCTGCGGGAGGTCGCCTCCCTCCTCGAGGCGCGGGGTTTCGAGCTGGTCGACGCCGATACGACACTCGTGCTCGAACGGCCGAAGGTCGCAGGCTTCCGTGAAGCCATGCGAGCGAATCTCGCCGAAGCGCTGGGTGTGCCGGTCGAGAGGGTGGGCGTGAAGGCGACCACGACCGAGGGTCTCGGTTTCGAAGGGCGCGGCGAAGGGGCTGCGGCCCACGCCGTGGTCCTCGTTCGGCGTGTGTGA
- the ispD gene encoding 2-C-methyl-D-erythritol 4-phosphate cytidylyltransferase, with protein sequence MSVAAIIVAGGSGSRFGREGGKQTAFAVGRPLVARTLEVFVGCDAVDAVVVVTHPDRVDEYRLACGPLADGVIFVSGGETRRMSVAAGLAAVGPDVATILVHDGARPLVTSRLIQSVVDELADHPEAVGAVVGHPASDTVKVVALDGVIVDTPDRSRLWVVQTPQVFRAVALREAMAAAEVDVFEGTDDASVVERAGGVVRVLEGPRDNLKVTTGEDLALVEAIIAFREVEA encoded by the coding sequence ATGAGCGTCGCGGCGATCATCGTCGCGGGGGGCTCGGGGTCGAGGTTCGGCCGCGAGGGCGGCAAGCAGACCGCATTCGCCGTGGGGCGGCCTCTGGTCGCCCGCACTCTCGAGGTGTTCGTCGGATGCGACGCCGTCGACGCGGTCGTGGTGGTCACGCATCCCGATCGCGTCGACGAGTACCGCCTTGCATGTGGACCGCTGGCTGATGGAGTGATCTTCGTCTCCGGTGGGGAGACGCGGCGGATGTCCGTCGCGGCGGGTCTCGCCGCGGTCGGCCCGGACGTCGCGACCATCCTCGTCCACGACGGTGCGCGCCCTCTCGTCACTTCGCGGTTGATCCAGTCGGTCGTCGACGAGCTCGCCGATCATCCCGAGGCGGTGGGTGCGGTCGTCGGTCATCCCGCGTCCGACACGGTGAAGGTCGTTGCGCTGGACGGGGTGATCGTCGACACGCCGGATCGCTCGCGCCTCTGGGTCGTGCAGACGCCGCAGGTCTTCCGTGCGGTGGCCCTGCGAGAGGCGATGGCGGCCGCTGAAGTGGACGTCTTCGAGGGGACGGATGATGCGTCGGTGGTCGAGCGGGCGGGCGGGGTCGTGCGCGTGCTCGAAGGCCCGCGCGACAACCTCAAGGTCACCACAGGAGAGGACCTCGCCCTAGTCGAGGCGATCATCGCGTTTCGGGAGGTCGAGGCGTGA
- a CDS encoding TRAM domain-containing protein gives MIVQLTRFVLFTAGALGGFRVSQLIDWTDQIGFQQSFVIFIFIILGCSIGYLIGGIVGRELTSLYDRIERSLETYSTADIVLSAVGLVTGLVVALMLSYPLRMLRPQWVSFLSIVLLYGLLCYAGVRVALIKRIEVNHALGKLNAGAGGDLPGSSDVALPKILDTSAVIDGRFAELRRTGFLEGRLRVPGFVLAELQTLADSADDERRARGRRGLDLLATARSGTMSVDVFDADYPDVPDVDGKLLRLAKDGGGAIVTVDFNLTKVARVQGLPVLNLNELALALKPSHLPGEVLRVTIAKEGKEPGQGVGYLPDGTMVVVAGGHDHVGSDVDAEVTSVLQTSAGRMVFSKVRPS, from the coding sequence ATGATCGTTCAGCTCACGCGATTCGTGCTCTTCACCGCGGGGGCGCTCGGCGGGTTCCGGGTCTCGCAGCTCATCGACTGGACCGACCAGATAGGCTTCCAGCAGTCATTCGTCATCTTCATCTTCATCATCCTGGGATGCTCTATCGGCTACCTCATCGGTGGCATCGTCGGCAGGGAGCTCACGAGCCTCTACGACCGCATCGAGCGCTCTCTAGAGACGTACTCGACGGCCGACATCGTGCTGTCCGCTGTCGGATTGGTCACGGGCCTCGTCGTCGCCCTCATGCTGTCATACCCGCTGCGCATGCTGCGGCCCCAGTGGGTCTCGTTCCTCTCGATAGTCCTGCTGTACGGGTTGCTCTGCTACGCGGGGGTCCGTGTCGCGCTCATAAAGCGCATCGAGGTGAACCACGCGCTGGGGAAGCTCAACGCAGGTGCGGGGGGGGACTTGCCCGGTTCCTCCGACGTGGCCCTCCCGAAGATCCTCGACACCAGCGCGGTCATCGACGGGCGGTTCGCCGAACTGCGCCGGACCGGCTTCCTCGAGGGTCGCTTGCGCGTGCCCGGCTTCGTCCTTGCCGAGCTGCAGACGCTGGCGGACTCCGCCGACGACGAGCGGCGTGCACGCGGCCGTCGCGGTCTCGACCTGCTCGCGACGGCTCGCAGCGGCACCATGTCGGTCGACGTGTTCGACGCCGACTATCCCGACGTTCCCGACGTCGACGGGAAGCTTCTGCGGCTGGCGAAGGACGGCGGCGGGGCGATCGTCACGGTCGATTTCAACCTGACGAAGGTCGCTCGCGTGCAGGGTCTTCCCGTCCTCAACCTCAACGAACTCGCGTTGGCGCTCAAGCCGAGTCACCTTCCCGGAGAGGTGCTGAGGGTCACCATCGCGAAGGAGGGCAAAGAGCCCGGCCAGGGTGTCGGTTACCTTCCTGACGGGACGATGGTCGTCGTCGCCGGCGGGCACGACCACGTCGGTTCGGACGTGGACGCGGAGGTGACGTCGGTTCTTCAGACGTCCGCTGGGCGGATGGTCTTCTCGAAGGTGCGGCCATCATGA
- the disA gene encoding DNA integrity scanning diadenylate cyclase DisA, which translates to MDTRTYELMRATLDRVAPGTALREGLDYILSARSGALVVIGAEDRVEKLCNGGFAVDITFTPQRLFELAKMDGAIVLDGECERILKANVHLVPDHRLPTSETGMRHRTAERVSLQTGALVISVSARRDVVSLYQHGEKLTLEAIDVVLAKANQALQTLQRYRSRLDEVSGHLAALEFEDAVTLSDVATVIQRSEMLHRVAREVGRYIAELGTEGRLVRLQADELMLATDEDYLSLLRDYSPEAGPRKITALRAQVGGLGSEQLLDAAIVAGMLGLPPSAEVSESHVQPKGYRILRRVPGLPGTVVNRLIERFETLPALLVATVEQLDEVDGVGARRARTIFDGLRRLKDHSSI; encoded by the coding sequence GTGGACACGAGGACCTACGAACTCATGCGGGCGACGCTCGACCGTGTGGCACCCGGAACGGCTTTGCGGGAAGGTCTCGACTACATCCTCTCCGCGCGCTCGGGCGCGCTCGTCGTCATCGGGGCGGAAGACCGCGTCGAGAAGCTGTGCAACGGGGGTTTCGCCGTCGACATCACCTTCACGCCGCAGCGACTCTTCGAACTGGCGAAGATGGATGGCGCCATAGTCCTCGACGGCGAATGCGAGCGGATCCTCAAGGCGAACGTGCACCTCGTCCCCGATCACCGTCTCCCCACGTCGGAGACGGGGATGCGCCACCGCACAGCGGAAAGGGTCAGCCTGCAGACGGGAGCGCTGGTCATCTCCGTCTCTGCGCGCCGAGATGTCGTCAGCCTCTATCAGCACGGGGAGAAACTCACGCTCGAGGCGATCGACGTCGTTCTCGCGAAGGCCAACCAGGCGCTGCAGACACTCCAGAGGTACCGCAGCCGACTCGACGAGGTCTCCGGGCATCTCGCCGCTCTCGAGTTCGAGGACGCCGTCACGCTCTCGGACGTGGCGACGGTCATCCAGCGCTCGGAGATGCTGCATCGGGTCGCCCGGGAGGTCGGGCGCTACATCGCCGAGCTCGGTACGGAGGGGCGTCTCGTGCGGCTGCAGGCCGATGAGCTCATGCTCGCGACCGACGAGGACTACCTGAGCCTTCTGCGCGACTATTCGCCGGAGGCCGGGCCGCGCAAGATCACGGCGCTCAGGGCACAGGTGGGCGGCCTCGGCTCCGAGCAGTTGCTCGATGCCGCGATCGTCGCGGGCATGCTCGGGCTTCCTCCGAGCGCGGAGGTCTCGGAGAGCCACGTGCAGCCGAAGGGGTATCGGATACTGCGTCGCGTGCCCGGTCTGCCGGGGACCGTGGTGAACCGGCTCATCGAGCGCTTCGAGACCCTCCCGGCGCTGCTGGTCGCGACCGTGGAGCAGCTGGACGAGGTGGACGGTGTCGGCGCCCGCCGGGCTCGGACGATCTTCGACGGACTGCGGCGGCTGAAGGACCATTCATCCATCTGA
- the radA gene encoding DNA repair protein RadA — MAKPHSVFHCQQCGYGSARWVGRCPECGEFGSFVEESETVSISDPARVHAQPVPIDEVSSAQDERVATGIAEFDRVLGGGLVRGSVVLIGGEPGIGKSTLLLQAADSLARRGGRVIYVCGEESPRQIKLRADRLGVSGKGVELLAEVDVTAVVSVVEDRRPDLVVVDSIQTASDPGLAGVAGSVGQVRACTARLVRLAKERDTIIVVVGHVTKDGAIAGPRVLEHMVDTVLYFEGDRDHAFRVVRAAKNRFGSASEIGIFEMGEDGLVGVGQPSGTLLAERAHAPGSAVMAAVEGSRPLLVEVQALVTPSYLQMPRRLATGVDTGRLLQVLAVLERRAGMVFGQHDVYVAVAGGVRVTEPAVDLPLALAITSARLDVPVPVGLVAFGEVGLTGVVRRVPHRESRLREAGRMGFSAAVLAPSEGDGGTGVETREAGDIASAIRQAGLEPRSARVSDGRKDGVRSGER, encoded by the coding sequence ATGGCGAAACCGCACTCTGTGTTCCACTGTCAGCAATGCGGATACGGTTCCGCCCGCTGGGTCGGCCGTTGTCCCGAGTGCGGCGAGTTCGGGTCGTTCGTCGAGGAGTCCGAGACCGTCTCCATCTCCGATCCCGCCCGTGTGCACGCGCAGCCGGTACCGATCGACGAGGTCTCCTCAGCACAGGACGAGCGTGTCGCGACGGGTATCGCCGAGTTCGACCGCGTCCTAGGCGGAGGACTGGTCCGCGGCTCGGTCGTTCTGATCGGGGGCGAACCCGGTATCGGGAAGTCGACATTGCTGCTGCAGGCCGCCGACAGCCTCGCACGCCGCGGTGGGCGTGTGATCTATGTCTGCGGCGAGGAGTCGCCGCGACAGATCAAGCTCCGCGCCGATCGGCTCGGCGTGTCGGGGAAGGGTGTCGAACTGCTCGCGGAGGTCGACGTCACGGCCGTCGTATCGGTGGTCGAGGATCGGCGTCCCGACCTGGTCGTCGTCGACTCGATCCAGACGGCGTCCGACCCTGGGCTCGCCGGCGTCGCCGGTAGCGTCGGGCAGGTGCGAGCGTGCACCGCCCGTCTCGTCCGCTTGGCGAAGGAACGAGACACCATCATCGTCGTCGTGGGTCATGTGACCAAGGACGGCGCCATCGCCGGCCCCCGTGTGCTCGAGCACATGGTCGACACGGTCCTGTACTTCGAAGGCGATCGTGACCATGCGTTCCGCGTCGTGCGCGCTGCCAAGAACCGTTTCGGCTCAGCGAGCGAGATCGGCATCTTCGAGATGGGCGAGGACGGCCTGGTCGGCGTCGGTCAGCCGTCGGGCACCCTGCTCGCCGAGCGCGCACATGCGCCCGGGTCCGCCGTGATGGCGGCGGTCGAAGGCTCCCGGCCGCTCCTTGTGGAGGTCCAGGCGCTCGTCACGCCGTCGTATCTGCAGATGCCCCGTCGGCTCGCTACCGGAGTGGATACCGGGCGGCTGCTCCAGGTGCTCGCCGTCCTCGAGCGTCGCGCGGGGATGGTGTTCGGACAGCACGATGTCTACGTCGCGGTCGCCGGTGGCGTTCGTGTCACGGAGCCCGCCGTCGACCTGCCGCTCGCGCTAGCGATAACCTCGGCGAGGCTCGACGTCCCGGTGCCCGTCGGACTCGTCGCCTTCGGTGAAGTCGGTCTGACCGGTGTCGTGCGTCGCGTCCCGCATCGCGAGTCGCGCCTGCGCGAAGCGGGACGCATGGGATTCTCCGCGGCGGTGCTCGCGCCCTCCGAGGGCGATGGAGGGACGGGTGTCGAGACGCGGGAGGCGGGCGACATCGCGTCGGCGATCCGTCAGGCAGGGCTCGAGCCGCGTAGCGCGCGGGTGTCGGATGGGCGCAAGGACGGTGTGCGGTCGGGCGAACGGTGA